TAGGCTTCATGGCGGCCAGCCGCGCGGCATTGATGCACTGGCGGGTCTCATCGGTCAGGGCCGTATGCAGCGTGATGCAGTCCGCCTCGCGGCAGATGCGGTCCAGGTCCGCGCGCTCCACGCCGTGCTCGGCGGCCCAGGCCCCGTCCCAGACAATGTCGTGGGCCAGGATCTTCATGTCAAAGCCCCGGGCGCGGCGGGCCACGCAGCGACCCACGGCGCCCAGCCCCACAATGCCCAGCGTTTTGCCGTAGAGGTCCAGGCTGGTGATCTTGCCCCAGTCTTTCTGGCGGCAGCGGCGGTCGATGAGGGCCGCCCGGCGGGCCGTCATCAGCATGAGGGTCAGGGCGTAGTCGGCCACGGCCTCGCTGTTGGCCCCCACAGTGCGGGAAACGGCAATGCCGTGCGCCTTGCAGTAGGCAAGATCAACGTTGTCCAGCCCCACGCCGTACTTGGCCACGGCGCGCAACTGCGGCGCGGCAGCCAGCACGGAGGCGTCCAGAGGGTCCACGCCCAGGATGACGCCCTGGCAGTCCGCCAGCTTGGCGCGCATCTGATCCGCAGAAAGGATGCCGCCCGTATCGTTGCGCAGCACGGTGAGCCCGGCCTCGCGCAGGCGGTCGAAAAGTTCGGGATTATTCTTGCCAAAAGAACGGGGGGTCACAAGCACGTTCACGGGTATGCTCCTTATGCAAGCGATGGACGCGGACAGCGCCGCCGCGCGGTGCACCGGCTGCCGCGCCTGCCCAAAATAGCGGATGCGGCCGCGCGCCGCCAGCCTTTTTCCTCAGGGGGCCGCGCCGGTTCAGGCTTATCCCGCCGCGCGCCTTTGTCAACAGCCCGCACCTTGCGGCCCGGGCGCGCCCCGTGTACAAAAGAAGAAAACAGGATGTTTTTCCTATGAAAACACAAAATGCCGTCATCGCCACCAGCATGCCCCTTCTGGACAGCCTGGTGGAACGCCTTTGCCATCCCGATTCCCTGGACGCCGTGTGGCACCGCCCGGCCCAGGGCGCGGCCATGCCCTCCCTGAAGGATCTGGCGGAAATTCTGGAGCGCCTGCGCGCGGCCATCTTTCCCGGCTATTTCGGCCCGGCCCAGGTGCGGCGCGAATCCATGCGCTACCACCTGGCCGCCAACCTGGACAGCATCTACCGCCTGTTGAGCGAACAGGTGGTGCGCGGCTTCTGCTTCGGCTGCGCGGGGCAGGAAAATCCCTGCGCCTCCTGCGAAACCGAAGGCCAGGACGCGGCCCTGACCTTCATGGACCGCCTGCCGGAAATCCGCCGCCTGCTGGCCGGCGACGCCCAGGCCGCCTATGAGGGCGACCCCGCCGCCACCAGCCCCGGCGAAACCATCTTCTGCTACCCTTCGTTGCGGGCCATGTTCCACCACCGCATCGCCCATGAGCTCTACAAGCTCAAGGTGCCGCTCATTCCGCGCATGATTTCGGAAATGGCCCACGCCAGCACGGGCATTGACATCAACCCCGGCGCGGCCATAGGCGAGGAATTTTTCATTGATCACGGCACCGGCGTGGTCATCGGAGAAACCGCCGTCATCGGGCGCAGCTGCCGCCTCTATCAGGGCGTGACCCTGGGCGCGCTGTCCTTTCCCAAGAATCCCGACGGCACGCTGACCAAGGGCATTCCCCGCCACCCCATTCTGCAGGACAACGTCACGGTTTATGCCGGGGCCACCATTCTGGGGCGGGTAACCATCGGCAGGGGCGCAGTCATTGGCGGCAATGTCTGGGTGACGCAGGACGTGCCCGACGGCGGCCGACTGGCCCAGGAGAAACCGCATGACTGAACCGCGGCAGCGCCGCGCCCGCCAGCTTGCGAGGCCAGGCGGCAGTAAGGCGGCCACAGCCTTGGGCGGCGCGCGGCGGCGCAACGGCTGCCCTGCGAATGCAGAGGCCGACCGCCCCCAAGGCGAGCCGCGCTGCCGCGCGCGCGTCCTGCTGCCCTTTCTGGCTGCGGCCCTGCTGCTGGCGGGTTGCGGCCAGGGCGTGCAGGTGCAGGCCAAAGGCCAGAGCGTAACCAGCATCAGCACCGGCAGCAGGTAGAGGGGGGGCAATCCCCCGAAAAATCCCCCCCCATAGAGCAGATTAACTTTGAGAATAGGCATTCTCAAAGTTTAAGGCACGCTCATTTCGGCGCTTAACAGCGCAAATCCGTTGCGCTTACGCCTCCACAGCGGGCGTCTGCTCGCGCAGCCGCCAGGGCATTTCAACGTTGAAATGCTCTAAAAGCCGCAGCAGCGCTCCCGGCCTGGAATAGCCCCAGGCCGGGGACGGTTCCGCAGACGCGTCTGGGGGGATACTTTTTTGTATTGCATCCCCATGGACCCTGCGGCGCGCGCGTCAATCGGGCTGCGCCCCATGCGGGGCACGCCTCCTGTTCAGAAGGTCGGGGGCGTATTTGTCCAGAGAATGCGGGCAGTGACTGTCCCTTTGTTCATATAGCTGTGCGGCAGCTCGGAGCGGAACGCAAACGCATCGCCGGGCGAAAGCATATAGCTCGCGCCGTCAACCACCAGCTCCACCTGCCCTTCCAGCACATAGCCCACCTCTTCGCCTTCGTGGCCGATGGAGCCATCGCTGCCGTCGCCGGGGGCAATAATGTGAATGTTGCACTCCAGCATATGGTCCGGGGTATGGGGGATGATCCTCTCCAGCACAACGCCGCCGCCGTGCGTTTTGGCGGGCATGCGCAGCTGGGGGCGCTCTTTGCTCCTGTAGACGACCCTTGTGGGCTCCGGCTCGCTGAACAGGGCGCTGATGGAGACCCCGAGAGCCGTGGTAATGTTGTGCAGCGTTTTAAGGGAAGGGTCTACCTTATCCGTTTCAATTTTGGAAAGCAGACTTTCCGAGCAGCCGACCATGCCGCTTAATTCCCGCATGGTCAGGCCCTTGGCCTTGCGCAAGCGGCGCAGGCGTTTCCCTATATTCTGAATATTCATGTCCATTATCTGGCTCCTGAAGCGCGTCTTCATGCCGGACAAGGCCAGCATACACTCCTCTTTGCCATAAATTCAAGTTTCATCTGAAATTGAATTAAAATACATTTTTGTCCCGTCTAAAACAAAAAAAGACTAAAATATCCGCAAATTGCAGGCTACAACGCCCGCCCAGCCCCACCGCACTCTGCGCCCCCACGCAGAGCTCAAAAAAAATACCTGCGAAGCCAGCCTGTTATGCCATATCCCTGAAGCAAACCGCTTGGCGCGCCGCAGCTTGGCACCCCTTTTGCTTGAATTTAAGTAAATATTTTTTGAAAACTTGAATAACTTGAAAATAAACTGGCAAAAATTTTCTTTTCATTCACGCAGAATGCCGGACAGCGCGCGGCGAACCTACACGCAGCCCCGGCAAAACGTCCGGCAAGGAGTACCCGTCATGCCGTCACAGCTTATTGAAGTTCCGGCGTATCACGGCAAGGCCGTCCGCCTGAAAAAAGGTCAGAAGCTCAAAATCATTAACACCCACGGCAGCCAGGTAGTGGACTTCTGGGTGTTCAATGCCGAAGACATGCACGAATTCATGTCGATGGAGCATGCCCGCGTTTATCTCATGCAGATCATGCCCAAGGTGGGGGACGACCTGGTGACCAACAAGCGCCGCCCCATCGTCCGGCTGGTGGAGGACACCACGCCCGGCCTGCACGACATGCTTTTTGCAGCCTGCGACGTATACCGCTACCAGCTCCAGGGGTACGCGGGCTACCACCGCAACTGCACGGACAATTTTCATGAGGCCCTGGCGGAACTGGGCCTGCAAGCGCCGGAGCTGCCCCAGCCCATCAACCTTTTTATGAACGTCCCCATCGTGGACGGATACAAAATGGTTGTGGAGCCGCCCGTGAGCAGGCCCGGACAATACGTGACCTTTGCCGCGGCCCTGGACGCCGTGGCGGTAATGACCTCCTGCTCGCAGGATATGGTCCCGGTCAACGGCGCGGGCTGCACGCCGCAACCTGTGCATTTTGTTGTGGAGGACTGAGCGTGGCCACACGAACCGAGGCAGGCTGCACCGCCCCCCCGCCGGACGTCTTGCGGCTGACGCAGACGCTGGTGGCCTGCAACACCATGCCGGAAAACGGCAATGAAGCTGCCTGCCTGGAGGCCGCGGCCCACACGCTGCGCGCGGCGGGTTTTCTGGTGACGCTGGACAGGTTCGACGCAACCCACGCCAACCTCTACGCCCGGCTTCTGGACGCGCCGGAGTCTCCCGGGCTGTGCCTTGCCGGGCATATTGACACGGTAACCGCACGCGCTGCCGGCTGGCGCACGCCGCCCCTGCAGGCGGACGAACGGCAAGGCAGGCTCTACGGACGCGGCAGCTGCGACATGAAGGGCGGCGTGGCGGCCCTGCTTTGCGCGGCGGCGGCCATGCGGCCCCGCCTGCGGCCGGGGCAAGACCTGCGCGTGCACCTCTACGGCGGCGAAGAGGTCGGCTGCCTGGGCTCGCGGCATATGGCCGAACGCCGCCCGGAAGAACTGGCCGGCGTGGGGGCGGCCATAGTGGCGGAGCCCACGGCCCTGCTCCCCAGCGTCGGGCACAGAGGGGCCTTATGGCTGCGGGTCACGGCCAGCGGCAATGCGGCCCATGCCTCCATGCCCCAGCTCGGCGACAACGCCCTGACCCGGCTTTTGCCCGTGGCCGCCCGCATTCAGGCCTATGATGCGGGAAGGTGGCGGCACCCCCAGATGGGCCCGGCCACGCTGACGCTGACGACTCTGCACGCCGGTTCCGGCTGCAACATGGTGCCGGACGCCGCCGGGCTTACCGTGGATATCCGTACTGTGCCCGGCCAGGATCAGGACGCTGTCCTGGCGGACATCCGCGATCTGGCCGGCGAAGCCTGCCGGGTGGAGGTGCTGACGCGCGTTCCCTCCCTTTGGACGCCGCCCGACCTGCCGTGGGTGCGGCGGGTCGCCCGGCTGGCCCACGGCGCGGCGGGGCAGACGCCCGCCCCCGTGACGTCGCAATTCTTCACAGACGGGGCTTCCCTGCGCCTGGCCAAGCCGGAGCTGCCCATCATTATCCTGGGCCCCGGCGAACAAGGCGTCGCCCACCAGACCAACGAATGGTGCGCGGTGCCGCAGCTCTGTCGTGCAGTGGACGTGTATATGGCCATCCTGGCCGACTGGTATGGGGTGTAAGCCCTGTTCTACGCCTGGTTGTTGCTGCCGAAGATTGTTTGTCAAGGAGTACCGTTATGTCGCATGCCGCCGATGCCGTGAAATTTCCTTCCTACAGGGTCGCAGCCGTGCAGATGGCGCCGGAAATCGGCGCTAAGGAAGCGAACATAAAAAAATCACTGCTAAAAATTCAAGAAGCCGCCGCAGCCGGGGCCGTGCTGATAGTCCTGCCGGAGCTGTGCAACAGCGGCTATGTCTTCAACAGCCGCGAGGAGGCCTTTGCCCTCTCTGAGAGCGTCCCGGACGGCCCCACGGTGACCGCCTGGGCGGACGCGGCGCAACGGCTGGGCGTGCATGTGGCCGCCGGCATCTGCGAACGGGCAGGGGCATGCCTGTACAACGCGGCCGTGCTGGTGGGGCCCGAAGGATACATCGGCACGTTTCGCAAGGTCCATCTGTGGGGCGAGGGGAAAATGCCCTTAACATCATCTGCGCCGATCGTTGCGGCACGGAGCGCAACCAGCCTTTTATCGGGCAGAGCCTCATTGTGGGGCCGCAGGGCTGGCCGCTGGCCGGACCGGCCTCCGGCAGCGCAGAAGAAATCCTTTATGCGGCGGTGAACATCAAGGAAACCCGCCTGGCCCGGCAGTGGGGCAGCCTCAACAACATCGTCGGCGACAGGCGTCCGGACGTCTATGGCGACAGCCTTGGGCGCTGACGCCCAAACCTCAAGGGAGCTCTCTATGAATGGTTTAAAAAAATCCTTGTTGTGCCTGGTGTAATCCGCCAGGGGAAACGGCTCGCGCACGGATATCCCGGCGCGGATAAACACAGCACATGCTGACACCCA
This sequence is a window from Desulfovibrio legallii. Protein-coding genes within it:
- a CDS encoding cupin domain-containing protein, yielding MDMNIQNIGKRLRRLRKAKGLTMRELSGMVGCSESLLSKIETDKVDPSLKTLHNITTALGVSISALFSEPEPTRVVYRSKERPQLRMPAKTHGGGVVLERIIPHTPDHMLECNIHIIAPGDGSDGSIGHEGEEVGYVLEGQVELVVDGASYMLSPGDAFAFRSELPHSYMNKGTVTARILWTNTPPTF
- a CDS encoding phosphoglycerate dehydrogenase, encoding MNVLVTPRSFGKNNPELFDRLREAGLTVLRNDTGGILSADQMRAKLADCQGVILGVDPLDASVLAAAPQLRAVAKYGVGLDNVDLAYCKAHGIAVSRTVGANSEAVADYALTLMLMTARRAALIDRRCRQKDWGKITSLDLYGKTLGIVGLGAVGRCVARRARGFDMKILAHDIVWDGAWAAEHGVERADLDRICREADCITLHTALTDETRQCINAARLAAMKPTAILVNTARGGLVDEQALLDALRQGRIYGAGLDVFNAEPPADPAWYALDNLVMGSHCAASTAGATAAMGHMAVDNLLCALGLAQ
- a CDS encoding nitrilase-related carbon-nitrogen hydrolase; the encoded protein is MSHAADAVKFPSYRVAAVQMAPEIGAKEANIKKSLLKIQEAAAAGAVLIVLPELCNSGYVFNSREEAFALSESVPDGPTVTAWADAAQRLGVHVAAGICERAGACLYNAAVLVGPEGYIGTFRKVHLWGEGKMPLTSSAPIVAARSATSLLSGRASLWGRRAGRWPDRPPAAQKKSFMRR
- the epsC gene encoding serine O-acetyltransferase EpsC — translated: MKTQNAVIATSMPLLDSLVERLCHPDSLDAVWHRPAQGAAMPSLKDLAEILERLRAAIFPGYFGPAQVRRESMRYHLAANLDSIYRLLSEQVVRGFCFGCAGQENPCASCETEGQDAALTFMDRLPEIRRLLAGDAQAAYEGDPAATSPGETIFCYPSLRAMFHHRIAHELYKLKVPLIPRMISEMAHASTGIDINPGAAIGEEFFIDHGTGVVIGETAVIGRSCRLYQGVTLGALSFPKNPDGTLTKGIPRHPILQDNVTVYAGATILGRVTIGRGAVIGGNVWVTQDVPDGGRLAQEKPHD
- a CDS encoding DUF1989 domain-containing protein yields the protein MPSQLIEVPAYHGKAVRLKKGQKLKIINTHGSQVVDFWVFNAEDMHEFMSMEHARVYLMQIMPKVGDDLVTNKRRPIVRLVEDTTPGLHDMLFAACDVYRYQLQGYAGYHRNCTDNFHEALAELGLQAPELPQPINLFMNVPIVDGYKMVVEPPVSRPGQYVTFAAALDAVAVMTSCSQDMVPVNGAGCTPQPVHFVVED
- a CDS encoding M20 family metallopeptidase, with translation MATRTEAGCTAPPPDVLRLTQTLVACNTMPENGNEAACLEAAAHTLRAAGFLVTLDRFDATHANLYARLLDAPESPGLCLAGHIDTVTARAAGWRTPPLQADERQGRLYGRGSCDMKGGVAALLCAAAAMRPRLRPGQDLRVHLYGGEEVGCLGSRHMAERRPEELAGVGAAIVAEPTALLPSVGHRGALWLRVTASGNAAHASMPQLGDNALTRLLPVAARIQAYDAGRWRHPQMGPATLTLTTLHAGSGCNMVPDAAGLTVDIRTVPGQDQDAVLADIRDLAGEACRVEVLTRVPSLWTPPDLPWVRRVARLAHGAAGQTPAPVTSQFFTDGASLRLAKPELPIIILGPGEQGVAHQTNEWCAVPQLCRAVDVYMAILADWYGV